CTCTACAAGCTGAAGCTTGGAGACATCGTTAACACCATACCCACCATCGGTATTTATCCTTAAAATCCATCCTGGATGAAGCATTTGGTTTATGATTCTGTTGCAGTTCAATTATCTTTGATTTACACACTTGAGCCACTATATTTTGATCAAAAATTCTCCGTGCAGGACGTTCGTTGTTTTATTAAAGAACTAACGCGTATTGGTAGTGTTGAAATTTATCAGTTTACATAAGAGTATGACACTTCCTTCACTTTTATGGAGCAGGTTTCAATGTGGAGACAATAGAGTACAAAAATATTACCTTCACTATTTGGGATGTTGGTGGACAAGACAAGGTACCAAGCTCTTTCGCTCTTCTATCCGTCCGCACAAGGATGACTGATTTTATACTTTTCTGGACATAGTTGGAAATGGTTTTGATTCAATTATGCGTTTAAATATGGATCAATTAAACTCTACCGAGCTTCGTATTGTGATCGCTAACTAATCTGTTCATCATCTCTTTGCTGATCACCAGATACGGCCTTTGTGGAGGCACTACTTTCAGAATACTCAAGGCATTGTATTTGTTGTGGACAGCATTGACAGGGAAAGAATCTCAGAAGCCCGCAACGAGCTTCATCGTATTTTAAGTGAGGTCTGTGAGGTTTATATGTGAGGAATTCGATACCTGTTACAAAAAGGATTACAACTGTgttgaagaaaaggaaagaaagaggtTTATAATTGTTCTCTTTTTGCAGAGTGAACTAAGCAATGCAACACTCCTTGTCTTTGCTAATAAGCAAGACCTTCCACATGCTATGAGTTCTTCTGAGGTTGCTGATAAACTTGCCCTGCACTTACTCGGGAATCGTTTCTGGTATGCGTACAACTTCTCTACTGTACATAAGTAGCTAGAAGAAAAGGGATTGCTTAATTTTAAAAACCTGCTACTGAAACTTGAAACAAAAGCCAACGTAACGCGACTCAAACGTGTTACAATCTGATCGCGTATTGATTCTGAGTTTTCAATGGAATTTTAATGAGTTTTATTGCATAGGTACATCCAAAGTACTTCTGCCACCACCGGCCAAGGACTCTATGAAGGTCTTGATTGGCTATCTGATAATATTGTCAATAACAAGGCATGATGCAAGGGGGCTTCTACAACATTCAGACCATTCACATTCGTACTCGATACATTTTAGTGGAATCAAATTGGTTAACAATGGAAAGTGAACACGTCATTTCTTTGCAAAACCCTGCATATTTGGTTTGAATGGAGCTTCAGTAGAACCTGTCGGTTTGCGAAATGACGGAAATTCAAGCCTGTCTTCCTGTCTTGGGGAGGTATAGAATCCCAGTTAGCACTACTCACTACTAGTAACCAGTATTCATTAATACAATCTCAGAATAAATGTTGATAGGTTATTTTTGGTCTGCTCCTTTTGGTTTCGATTTGAAGCATGTTGACATCAAATTCGACTTTACTCTTAATTTCAAGTTGCCTGACCAAGAAAAATATCTAATCTTTCGGAATAAGAGGCAAAGATACAATTGCGATTAAAAATTGTTCCAATCCAGAAAGACAAAAGATTTTATGCTCAAATTTCGCTTCCTGGTTGCACCTATATAATCAACAGAGTCATcaaaggtggatggatgaaattccACAGTTCAAGGTCGATAGATGAAAATCCATAGATTGGTGCCCGGCTGGAGCCTCAGATTTCTTCTGATTCCTCTTCTTGCTTCCAAATTTGTTCCTTTCATTCGGTTTCTCATCCACCACAGGCTGTGTGCTTATTATGTCTTGATAAATTGCACCTAGCGGATCCATCTGGAAAGCAGGATGATTAACAAGTGCACTCAGACGCTTTCCTTCCTTCAATCTGATGAAAACGTAACAATATCAGTCTATTATTCCCCTCAAATTTCCGTGATCTACTGAGAATAAaaattttagaataaaaaaattggaaaacttaCATTAGCTTGAACTTTGCAGCAGGAGTTAGTTCTAGTGAATCCTTCAACTCAGGCAGAAACTCTGAGAGGGAAGAGATATCATATGCATTCAGTTTCTTCCGTCGGATATGAAATTTCTTCTTCTGGTACAAGTGAAATTCACTCATTAGCATACATGATGGATTTTATTCGAAAGTAAAGCAATGGAGAAATCTGAAGAATGCCAAAAGCCTAATCATGTTACTGCAAAAAACAATATGCCTTGTGAAAGTCTTGCTAGCACAAGGAGGGGGAATTCGACTCGAAATCAGACtcacttgaaaactgaaatATCTCTATTTTTCGAAGACCTGGGTGAAGACCAGTTGTCCAAGGCAATGTGCCCTCCCCTTGCATCCGAGTTCAAATTTCCCCTCCCCATAGCAAATGTAAATAAATCATAATTTCCAGTTGCAAATTCACAAAGAAACAATCATGCTTAAAAAAATTACCAACCATGATCACCACGAAAAACTAGATTCTCACCTTGAAAAAACCCTTCTTTGTACTCGAGGCAAGGGTTTCTTTACCTGAATTTTCACCCATGTCTGAGTTTGCTTCTTGAAATATTATTCCACTCCTCTAACGTATGACGAAATTTATGAGCAAACTTCGCTAGTTCAGAAGAAGGGGTCACCGGTGTGGCTCAAGGAACTCTCCCACGGTCG
This genomic stretch from Pyrus communis chromosome 2, drPyrComm1.1, whole genome shotgun sequence harbors:
- the LOC137726593 gene encoding ADP-ribosylation factor 2-like, which gives rise to MGGAVSRIAKRFFPKNGVRILMVGLDASGKTTILYKLKLGDIVNTIPTIGFNVETIEYKNITFTIWDVGGQDKIRPLWRHYFQNTQGIVFVVDSIDRERISEARNELHRILSESELSNATLLVFANKQDLPHAMSSSEVADKLALHLLGNRFWYIQSTSATTGQGLYEGLDWLSDNIVNNKA
- the LOC137724934 gene encoding uncharacterized protein produces the protein MSEFHLYQKKKFHIRRKKLNAYDISSLSEFLPELKDSLELTPAAKFKLILKEGKRLSALVNHPAFQMDPLGAIYQDIISTQPVVDEKPNERNKFGSKKRNQKKSEAPAGHQSMDFHLSTLNCGISSIHL